TAATTCAAGAGGAGAGCCTTGAATGACTTCTTTTCCATCTTTCATAATGCAAATTGTGTCGCTTAGACTGTCTGCTTCCTCTAAATAGTGAGTTGTTAAAAAAATTGTAGTGCCGAAATTATCACGGATCTTTTTCAACATTTGCCACATTGCCATTCGGGATTGTATATCCATCCCAACAGTAGGTTCATCTAAAAATAATATTTTAGGATTGGACATCATATTGAGTGCAATATCCAAGCGACGTTTGATTCCGCCTGAATAAGAGGAAACAGGATATTTTAAATATTGGCTTAACTCAAATTCAACAATCAACTTTTCCATTCTTTTCTTGGCTTCATCTTTAGAAATCCCATATAAACCAGATTGAAACATCATATTCTCTCTTAAAGACAAATGCTTATCAATGGAAATTCTTTGTGCTACACAAGCTATATTATTACGGACTTTATTAGGGGAGACGATATTATTGCCTAAAATGGTTATTTCTCCTGTATCAGCTTTTAGATAAGTAGTGAGAATACCGATTAAAGTTGATTTTCCAGCCCCGTTTTGACCTAATAGCGAAAATATTTCACCCGTCTTTACCGATAGACTGATTCCATCTAATGCTTGAACTCCATTTTTATAAGTTTTTTTTACGTTTACTACATCAATGACAAACATATTATTCCACCTTTATTGGGAATTGAATTTCTGTAATATATTTATCAGGGTTTCCTTTAAGAAACATTCCCGGTCCTTTAATAAAGACTTCTCTAAAAGGACTGCAAAGCTCAATTCCATTTTCAGCAGCATATTTATCAATCACTTCATATGCTTTGTTTAGTGTTTCATAAGACCCTACATGAATGAGGCAAATCGCTTTTATACGTGGGATTTCCTTTATTTCTACACCATTTCCGACAGGCGTTTCATTGGTAGGAACGCATAATTCTATCTCCCCGATTTTTGTTTCAGGGTTCATCGCGATATAATTAAAAAATGGTGCTCCGTTGGATTTCCCACGAATTGACTTAAATACATTAGGAAATACTTTATTCGCTTCTGTGGCAACACCTTTATATCTCATATATGCGATTCTAACTGGCTCAATATCTTTAATTTCAATTTGATAATCCATTATTTTTCCTCCTCTTTTATTGCAATCCATACTTCGGAATGTCCTATTGTCAGCTTTTCATCATGAATTGGATAGACTTCAATATCAGGCAATCCCGCATATTCATAACCTGAAAACGGCAACCACTCTGTATAAAAGCGTCTAAAAACATTCTGAACATTTTCCTTTAAATAACCGTCATTTTCAAAAACGACCCATGTACTTGCAGGTATTTCATATTCAAACATACCTGCTGGAATTTCCTTATTTGTAGCAGAAGCAATATAATAGAATATATCTTTAGGATTTTTATAGGCACTGATACCTAATATACCTTTAGGCTCTTGATTGGAAAGTTCACATATTGTCTGAAATTCTTCTGTGGATAATGCTTTATCCCAAAACAGTGGAATAGATTTTAAATTTTCCTCCACATCCTCTGACAACTGTGTCCTTATCCCAACAATGCGTATTGCTTCTTTCTTTTCAATATGATATGTCATAGCATTTCCTCCTGTTACCTTGACTGAAAATTTTATAGCCGGATAAGCATTTAATTTACTTCCGATGTTCTTAGCTTCAAAAGGAGCTATTCCATGAACACTCTGAAATGCACGATTAAATGATGTCGGCGATGAATAACCATATTTAAGTGCAACATCTATCACTTTTTGTTCCGTTCGTTGTAGCTCAAATCCTGCTTGCGTCATTCTTCTACGACGGATATATTCGGACAAAGAAACTCCTGCTACATAAGAAAAAATCCTTTGAAAATAAAAAGTTGAACAGCAGGCTATCCTTGCAACTTCATCATATGAAATTTCTTCTTGTAAATTTTCTTCAATATACGCTATGGCATTACTTAAATTTTCTAACCATTTCACAGCTTTACCTCCTTCATAAATAGGATACATTTTCTTGAAATTATATTCCTCGCTTTTTATGTTATCTTTTGTAAACAAGTTTAATTGAATAAAAAATTTATGGCAATGAATTAAAATTTCTTATTTATGTGTTATAATAAAAATATAAATTTGATATATGCTTAATGCTTGCTACCATAATCATTCTTTTGTAGCAAGCACAGTAAGTGTACGGACACTTACGAAAAAATTGACGAAGCAGCCCTTTGGGATCTGCTTCTTTTTTTATCAATTTTTAGCTTGTTAGGGAGAACCCTAAGACCCCGAAATACATTCAAAGGAGGAACTACCTATGGTAAATAGAGTACGAAACGAAAGACTTGAAATTAAACTAACAAAAGAAGAAAAGGCTCTTTTTGAGGAGAAAAGAAAACTTTCAAAGCGCAGAAACATGAGCCATTTTATCCGCAAATGCGTTTTGGAAAAGGAGATTTATCAAGTAGATTTAGAACCTTTCCGAGATTTACAAGGCTTACTTTCCAATGCTACAAACAACATCAACCAGATTGCAAAACGAGTAAATTCGACAGGTGTAATCTATAAGGATGATATAAATGATATGAAAAAACAAATTGAACATTTCTCAAAAGAGCTATGGCAAATTCATTCACTGCTGCTTAACAGGACTTCCGGAGGTGATTAGTTTTTATGGCTATTACAAAAATACATCCAATAAAATCGACTCTTAATCTTGCAATCGAGTACATTGTAAATGGAGATAAAACAGACGAGCAGCTTTTAATCAGCACTCATAAATGCCACGAATCAACTGCTCACACTCAATTTTTAAGGACACGAAATGATGCAGGAACAAAAGGAACTGTTCTTGCAAGACATCTCATTCAATCCTTTTTACCGGGAGAAGCTACGCCTGAAATGGCACACCAAATCGGTATGGAGCTATGTAAAAAGATACTCAAAGACGAGTACGAATTTGTCTTATCTACTCACATAGATAAAGGGCATATTCACAATCACATCATCTTTAATAATGTAAATATGGTAACAGGTAGGTGCTACCAGTCTAATAAAAAAAGCTATCATAAAATCCGTTATCAAAGCGATAAGCTATGCAAAGAAAACAACCTATCCGTCATTGACGAGTTTTACGAAAGCTATAAGAAAAAATATAAGACTAACGGTAAGTCTTGGTATGAAAACGAACAGGTAAAGCGTGGTACTTCTTGGAAAAGCAGGCTTCAATTTGACATTGACAGAATAATAAAACAGTCTAAGGATTGGGGTGAGTTTCTAAAAAAGATGGCTGATCTTGACTATAAAATTAAGTATGGCAAACACATCGCTTTTAAGCCGAAAGATAAGCCAAGATTTACAAGAGCTAAAACAATCGGAGAAGATTATACTGAAGAAAGATTAAAAGAACGCATTGCAGAAAGAGTATCTATTAAAACCCCTGCTGTCAAAAAACGCATCGGCAAGGTTATTGATATAAACACCAATACAAAGGTAAAGGAAAGCAAAGGCTATGAATATTGGGCAACCAAACATAACCTCAATACAATGGCTGAGTCTGTTATCTTTCTTAGAGAACAAGGCATTAAATCCGTTAAGCAGCTTGATGATTACATCCAGAAAGCAGCCGATGAAAGACAAGATTTACAGGATAAAATCAAGGCTATTGATAAAGAAATGCAGGAGCTTTCTGCCGCTATGGAACAAGTTCATACAGTAAAAAAATACAGACAATACTACAAGGAATATAAGGCTAATCCGTCTGATAAGGTATTTTTTGAAGAATACAAAGCTCAGATTACCCTATATGAAAATGCCCTTTCCGAGCTTAAAAAATCCTATTCAAAGCTCCCAAATTCGAATGATATTTTAGCTGAACTTGATAAATTGCAAGAAAAAAAGAATACCCTTATGCAAGAGTATTCGGCTCTATAATTTATAGTGTTGGTGAAGAAATATTAGTTTCTTTGCTGGCACTATTTTCTTTTTAAAAAATAAAGACATAGTGACCAATTTCCTTTATAATTTAATCACTACAACAAAAAAATAAGGAGGCCACTATGTCTATTAGTAATTATATCTTAAATTTATTAGATTTAAAAGATGAAAATATTGAGATTTTTGAAAATGTCGAGAAGATTAAAAAGAAGAATATCTCTTACAATTTGATTTTTGGCCGGCTTACCTATAATGCTTCTGTTTGTCCCGTTTGTGGTAACGTGCATAGCCCAAGCATTATTAAACACGGCACTAAGTCTTCTGATATTAAACTTCTTCCTTTTAATGGCGAACCTACTTTCTTGAGACTTAAAAAGCAGAGATTTTTATGTAAGGAGTGTAATTCTACTTTTATAGCTGAAACTGATATTGTTAAAAAGAATTGTTTTATTTCTAATAGAGTAAAAGCTCATATTACAACTAATTTGACCATGAAAGTAAGTGAAAAAGATGGGCTCTATAATTTATAGTGTTGGTGAAGAAATATTAGTTTCTTTGCTGGCACTATTTTCTTTTTAAAAAATAAAGACATAGTGACCAATTTCCTTTATAATTTAATCACTACAACAAAAAAATAAGGAGGCCACTATGTCTATTAGTAATTATATCTTAAATTTATTAGATTTAAAAGATGAAAATATTGAGATTTTTGAAAATGTCGAGAAGATTAAAAAGAAGAATATCTCTTACAATTTGATTTTTGGCCGGCTTACCTATAATGCTTCTGTTTGTCCCGTTTGTGGTAACGTGCATAGCCCAAGCATTATTAAACACGGCACTAAGTCTTCTGATATTAAACTTCTTCCTTTTAATGGCGAACCTACTTTCTTGAGACTTAAAAAGCAGAGATTTTTATGTAAGGAGTGTAATTCTACTTTTATAGCTGAAACTGATATTGTTAAAAAGAATTGTTTTATTTCTAATAGAGTAAAAGCTCATATTACAACTAATTTGACCATGAAAGTAAGTGAAAAAGATATTGCTAATTTACATTATGTTTCTCATTCTACGGTGTCTAAATGTGTAGATCAAGCTTTTGAACAGTTTAAGCCTAATTATCAGTTTTTACCAGAACATTTATGTTTTGATGAGTTTAAATCCACAAAAACCGCTAAAGGATCTATGAGCTTTATTTTCTGTGATGCTATTACTCATGATATTATCGATATTGTTGAAAACAGGCAATTACACTATCTTAAACGCTATTTTTCTAGGTTTAGTGAATGTGCTAGAGAATCAGTTAAAAGTATATGTATAGACATGTATCAGCCATACATTAGTCTAATTTCTGATCTTTTCCCTAATGCTAAGATAGTATTTGATAAGTTCCATATAGTTAACCACTTATCTAGAGCATTGAACAAAACAAGAATAGAAGTTATGAATAGTTTTTCTAAGTATTCTATGGAATACAAAAGGTTAAAAAGGTATTGGAAGCTGATACAAAAGCCTTATTTAAAGCTTAATTCTACACGTTTTAGAAAGTGGATACATTTTGAAAGATGGAAAAGTGCTAGAGATGTAGTTATGGATAGTATTAGTGTCAACAAAACACTTCTAAATACTTATGATTGTTATCAGATTCTTTTAAAGGATGTAGAAAACGGAGATATTGCCTCCTTAAAGGCACATTTAGAATATTATTCAGATGAGGTATCAGATGCTATGAAAACTAGTATTAACACGCTTTTAAAGGACTTTGAGTACGTAAAAAATTGCTTAGAAGTCAATGTTACAAATGGATGTTTAGAAGGTATTAATAATTTTATTAAGTGTTTAAAAAGAGTTGCTTTCGGATACAGGTCGTACTATCATTTTAGGAATCGAATATTAATTTGCAAGAAAATGATAGTACCAAAAGACACTGTAAGTGTAAAAAAACGTCAGGCAGCTAACGCTGCCTGACATTAATAGTTTGTGATTAATTTATATACCAACACTATTTGACAAAGAACCCAAAAAGTTGGTTTTAGGTCCAACTTTTTGGGGTCAGTTCATTTAAAGTAAGCTCTTTTTGAAATTAATTCTTTCTTCTTCGCTTCAAGTCCGCGAACACAATTCCCATTGCTGCTAATACCATAGTTCCTATGTGTAATCCATATCCTTCAACTAAAGTAAAAGGATTTGTTTCTACTGGGTCTATTGGTTTTATTGGTTTCTCTGGACTTGGTGTTGGTTCAACTGGATCTTCTGGTTTGTCCGGTGTTGGATCTATTGGATCTACTGGTTTATCCGGTACTTTAGTGTTTATAATGTCATATCCACTGTAAGTTGCAGTATATCCAGTTGGTACAACTTCTTCTACTCTGTAGCTATAAGTCTTTCCATCTGCATCCTTTGTCATTACCTCTCCAAAGTCATAAGCCCAGTTGTTATCCTTGGTTACTGTTAATTCTTTTACTTCTCCAGTTGTTTCATTTATTAACTTAACAACTATTGAAGCAGGTCTTGTTGCTTCTGTGTCTCCAACCCATTTCTTAATACCATTAATATTTGTATATTCTGGTGTGCCTGGTGTTGGATCTTCTGGAGTCTTTGTATTAGTAATGTCATATCCACTGTAAGTTGCAGTGTATCCAGTTGGTACAACTTCTTCTACTCTGTAGCTATAAGTCTTTCCATCTGCATCTTTTGTCATTACCTCTCCAAAGTCATAAGCCCAGTTGTTATCCTTGGTTACTGTTAATTCTTTTACCTCTCCAGTTGTTTCATTTATTAACTTAACAACTATTGAAGCAGGTCTTGTTGCTTCTGTGTCTCCAACCCATTTCTTAATACCATTAATATTAGTATATTCTGGTGTGCCTGGTGTTGAATCTTCTGGAGTCTTTGTATTAGTAATGTCATATCCACTGTAAGTTGCAGTGTATCCAGTTGGTACAACTTCTTCTACTCTGTAGCTATAAGTCTTTCCATCTGCATCTTTTGTCATTACCTCTCCAAAGTCATAAGCCCAGTTGTTATCCTTGGTTACTGTTAATTCTTTTACTTCTCCAGTTGTTTCATTTATTAACTTAACAACTATTGAAGCAGGTCTTGTTGCTTCTGTGTCTCCAACCCATTTCTTAATACCATTAATATTTGTATATTCTGGTGTGCCTGGTGTTGGATCTTCTGGAGTCTTTGTATTAGTAATGTCATATCCACTATAAGTTGCAGTGTATCCAGCTGGTACAACTTCTTCTACTCTGTAGCTGTAAGTCTTTCCATCTGCATCCTTTGTCATTACCTCTCCAAAGTCATAAGCCCAGTTGTTATCCTTGGTTACTGTTAATTCTTTTACTTCTCCAGTTGTTTCATTTATTAACTTAACAACTATTGAAGCAGGTCTTGTTGCTTCTGTATCTCCAACCCAAGTCTTAATACCGTTAATATTAGTATATTCTGGTGTTGGTGGTACTTCTACCTTTTCATTTGTTACTGTTATTGCTACAGGCTTAGATGGATCTGTAGTATCTGGAACTGTAAAGTCATATCTGTTATCAACTGCTGGATCCTTATATCCGTTTGGAGCATTAGTTTCTGTGAAGTAATAACTTCCAGCTTTAAGTCCTCCAACTACGATTAATCCATTTGCATCTGTTGTATACTCTCCAATTAGAACATCTCCATCTGCGTTTACTTCTCCTACTGCCATTGGACTTACATCCGCTGCTGTCGTATTTGCAGTATTAAGATCAGCAATTTCAGTTTCTAAATCTGCAATCTTTGTTTCTAATGCTGTTGTATCAACTGTAGTACCAGCTTTCAAGCTATCAAGTTCGCTTTGAGCCTCATTAATATCACTATTAATTTGTGCAAGCTCACTATCAATATCTTGTATTACTTCTAGTGGTGTATCAGCTGTTACAGCATCCTTTTCAGCTTCAAGATCCGCATTTGTTGCATTAGCTGCACTATCAATATCTTGTTCTGTTGCTGCTAGTGTATCAGCTGTTACAGCATCCTTTTGAGCTTCAAGATCCGCTTTTGTTGCATTAGCTGTTACTAGATAAGCTTCAAGCTCTTGTATTCTAGCATCATTATTTGTGCTATTTGCAGCTGCAAGTTCTGCCTTAGCAGCTTCAAGCTCTGCATTTAGATTTTCTAATTCTACTGTAGTAGTATTTGTTCCATCTGCAGCCTTTGCCCAAAGTTCGAATACCGCTCCTGGAAGAACTTCACTTGTTACGCTATCAAGTTTTTGTAGAACTACACCATATTCAGTTTCAGGAATATTTACAAATACTGATCCACAAGGAAGAGTTCCCTTAACTGATCCATATCCTTCTACCTTAGTTTCTTCTACAGTGTATTCTATCTTATTGCCTGATTCATCAAATACTGGTAAATCAGTAAATACCTTAGTGTCATTACCTGTAATTGTGAAAGTTTCTAAAACTTCTCCATTTGCATATAAAGTGAATTCTGCAACATACTTACCTTGTTCTGGGCTAGTTCCATCAGGAGTTCCTTCTGGAATATCAGTCCAAATCTTTTGAACTTCAAAGTTTCTAACACTAGGTGTTACATTTACTGTATTAGAATTATTTTCTGGTCCATCATTAATTGATAATGTCGCAGTGTTTGGAACTACTTGTTTAATGTAGCCACTTAAATCTGCACCTGTCTTTATCTTAGCATTTATTGATAAAGTAATTTCTTTACCAACTAATTCATCAAGTCCATCTTTAATGTCTAATACTACCTTTGAAGTCGTAGCATCGACATCTGGAGTTAATGTGTCAACAACATCATTATTGACTTTAACTTCACAGCTTATTACTTCTAATACATCTTCTAAATCATCACTTAAAGTAAATCTTGTAGCTCCAACTGGAACTGTTGATTTTATATTATAAGTGAATACTTCTTCTAAGCTTGAAAGAATTTCATTTTCTTTACCATTAACATCCTTAACAACCTTTGGAGTTTCAGTTGGTGGTGTTACTGGTACTTCTTCTGTTTCTTTTGTTGTGTTTGTATCATCGTTTAAAGTTAGAGTTGCCTTATTTGGTACTGTGTTGTTTGTGTATCCGCTTAAGTCTGCTCCATCTTTAATTACTGCTGTTATTGCTAGATTTATTCTCTTTCCTGCTAAATCTGCAAATCCTTCTGTAATGTCTAATGATACTTTACTTGTTGCATCATCTAATACTACTTTTCCATTTAATGCATCGTTTGGTATTCCTGCTACTGTAACTTTTGTTCCTGTTACTTCTAATACGTCTTCTAAATCATCTGTTAGATTTAGTTTTGTATATCCTGTTACGTTGCTTGGAACGTCTACCCATACGTTGTATGTGAAGCTTTGATCTATTGATCCTAAGTTTTCACTTGCCTTACCATTTACATCTTTATGAGGTGTTGGAGTATCTCCTGGTGGAGTTACTGTTACTTCATTTGATGTTTTTGGTGTTCCATTAAATGTTAATGTTGCATTATTTGGTACTACTTGGTTTACATATGCGCTTAGATCTGCATCTGCTTTTATGCTTGATGTTATTTCTAAGCTTATTGTTTTTCCTGCGTAGTCTGCAAAGTTACTTGTGATGTCTATTGATACTTTTTGTCCATCTATTGTTGGAACAAGGTTTGTATCTTCTACTCCATCTACTTTTACTATTGCTTTTTCTGCTGCTAGCACGTCTACTAGAGTATCTTCTAACTTAATTTGAGTGTATCCATTTACGTTAGTTGGTACTGTTGTGTTTACGTTGAAGATGAATTTTTCATCTTTTGCTAACAGATTTAAGTTTCCTTTTGTTGTACCTGTTCCATCTAACTTACTTACTGTTTTTTCTACAGGTGGTTCGTTAGGATTTGGTGGTGTTACTGGTACTTCTTCTGTTTCTTTTGTTGTGTTTGTATCATCGTTTAAAGTTAGAGTTGCCTTATTTGGTACTGTGTTGTTTGTGTATCCGCTTAAGTCTGCTCCGTCTTTAATTACTGCTGTTATTGCTAGATTTATTCTCTTTCCTGCTAAATCTGCAAATCCTTCTGTAATGTCTAATGATACTTTACTTGTTGCATCATCTAATACTACTTTTCCATTTAATGCATCGTTTGGTATTCCTGCTACTGTAACTTTTGTTCCTGTTACTTCTAATACGTCTTCTAAATCATCTGTTAGGTTTAGTTTTGTATATCCTGTTACGTTGCTTGGAACGTCTACCCATACGTTGTATGTGAAGCTTTGATCTATTGATCCTAAGTTTTCACTTTCCTTACCATTTACATCTTTATGAGGTGTTGGTACTTCTCCTGGTGGAGTTACTGTTACTTCATTTGATGTTTTTGGTGTTCCATTAAATGTTAATGTTGCATTATTTGGTACTACTTGGTTTACATATGCGCTTAGATCTGCATCTGCTTTTATGCTTGATGTTATTTCTAAGCTTATTGTTTTTCCTGCGTAGTCTGCAAAGTTACTTGTGATGTCTATTGATACTTTTTGTCCATCTATTGTTGGAACAAGGTTTGTATCTTCTACTCCATCTACTTTTACTATTGCTTTTTCTGCTGCTAGCACGTCTACTAGAGTATCTTCTAACTTAATTTGAGTGTATCCATTTACGTTAGTTGGTACTGTTGTGTTTACGTTGAAGATGAATTTTTCATCTTTTGCTAACAGATTTAAGTTTCCTTTTGTTGTACCTGTTCCATCTAACTTACTTACTGTTTTTTCTACAGGTGGTTCGTTAGGATTTGGTGGTGTTACTGGTACTTCTTCTGTTTCTTTTGTTGTGTTTGTATCATCGTTTAAAGTTAGAGTTGCCTTATTTGGTACTGTGTTGTTTGTGTATCCGCTTAAGTCTGCTCCGTCTTTAATTACTGCTGTTATTGCTAGATTTATTCTCTTTCCTGCTAAATCTGCAAATCCTTCTGTAATGTCTAATGATACTTTACTTGTTGCATCATCTAATACTACTTTTCCATTTAATACATCGTTTGGTATTCCTGCTACTGTAACTTTTGTTCCTGTTACTTCTAATACGTCTTCTAAATCATCTGTTAGGTTTAGTTTTGTATATCCTGTTACGTTGCTTGGAACGTCTACCCATACGTTGTATGTGAAGCTTTGATCTATTGATCCTAAGTTTTCACTTGCCTTACCATTTACATCTTTATGAGGTGTTGGAGTATCTCCTGGTGGAGTTACTGTTACTTCATTTGATGTTACTGGTCCGTTACCAATATCTAGGTCAGCTGTGTTTCCAACTATTGCATTTGGATGAGCTTTCAAGAATTCTTCAAGATTAGTAATTGTCGCATCAAAGGTTAAGACAACGACTTTACCTTTCAGACCTTGAACTTTAGTTGGGTTGTTGTAGTTGAAGGTAATTAAGTTGTTTTCAAGTGTAAACTCAATATCTTCAACTTGATCACCTAATTTAACTTCTTGACCGTCTAGAGTTACTTTTACTGAGTTAGGATCAACTGTTAATTGTTCATCTACTTGGTCAGTAATTGTTAATTTAGTCCAACCATTTGTATCTTCTGTTGGAACCGTCACTGTATAAGTGAACTTTTCATCAACAGTACTTAGGTCGACATGGCTTAGATCTTTTTGATCTTCGTCACTTACAGTTTTAACTGGTTCTGGTGTTCCTGGTGTTACGTTGTTCCAAGTTAGAGCAATTGATTGAGTTTGATCTGCACTAATTGTAAATGTTATTGGCTTATCATTAATCATCAATCCAACTGGAGCTTCACTTTCTACAAAGTAGTAGTTACCTGCGTCAAGTCCTGTTACAGAAATTTGTTTTCCTGCTGAAGCTGTATATTCTGATTCAGTTTCAGAGAACGGAATCTCAACATCTACACCAGTGGTTGGATAAGCTGGCATATCTCCTACTTGTTTGTAAAGCTTAAACTTAGCTGCTTGATCTCCACTTAATGGTTCACCGTTTGCCAACTTAGTTAAGATAACATCTCCCTTAGGTGGTGTCACAGTAACTTCATTAGATGGTATAACCTCGCCATCATCATTAAGTTTTAAAGTAGCCTTATTAGGAACTTTATTATCAGTATATGCAGACAGATCTGCTCCATCTTTAATATTAGCTTTGATTTCTACTCGAATGGTCTTGCCCGCAAGTCTATCAAAGGCAGAACCAAAGATTGATGTCAAGAATCCACTATTGATAGTTAAGCTTACTTCTTGTTTTTCTGCATCATCTGCATCTTGTACAAGCTTAACTTCTTTAGTTAAATTCTCATCTTCTTGCTCATCTACATAAACTGTAATCTTATCTCTTGAAGTAGTTAATACTTTTTCAAGTGTATCTGTCATCACTAACTTATTAAAGCCAGTTACATTTGTTGGAATAGTGTACTTAACATTGTAAACAAATTCTTCTCCAATGCTTGCAAGATCTTCATGTGTCTTTGCATTTACTGTTTTCACAGGTGTTGGCGTATCTCCTGGTGGAGTTACTGTTACCTCGTTAGAATCTTTTGGCTTATCATTAAAGGTTAAGGTCGCCTTGTTTGGTATAGCTGACTCGCCATAAGCATAGGCAATTTGATCCATAGTTACAGAATCTTTAATCTTAGCCTTGATGACTAGGGTAATAGTCTTACCTGCATAGTCTGCAAAGTTTTCTGTAATTGTTAGACTTACCTTATTGCCGTCTACTTGAGCTGCAGGTCCCGCATAAGTTCCACTGCTCAATTCAACGCTTGGTTCTCCAACAATTTCTAATACTGATTCTAAAGTATCTTCTACAATAATATTCTTGTAGCCTTCAACGTTATTTGGAACGTCTACAGAAACCTTGTAAGTGAATGGTGTTTCTTTTGTCTTTAGAAGTAAGTCTTCTTTTGTCGCATCACTTATAAGAGCATCTGTTGTTTCAACTGTCTTTTCAACGGTAGGTTCCTCTCCTGGAGGAGTGATATTCACAGTATTAGAAGTCTTAGGATCGTTGTTGATTGATAATGTTGCTTCGTTTGGTACAACAACATCTGTTGATCCTTCAGCAATATAAGCCTTTAATTGTTCATCCGTTGTGTCAGCCTTAATATTTGCATCAATACTAATTCTTACTGTCTTGCCTGCTAGAGCTTTGAAGTCAAAGTTTGCTGTTTCTGGGATTTCAAACTTCACTTCTTGTCCATTTACAGTCAAGTAGTCTTCCTTGTATTGAGCATTCACAATATCGTTGATATAAACTGTAACTCTGTCTTTGTTTGTTTCCAATACATCTTTCAATGTATCTGTTATTACAAATGACTTAAAGCCGTTTGTATTGACTGGAACTTCGACACGAACGTCATAGAAGAAGTTTTGGTCT
The sequence above is a segment of the Peptoniphilaceae bacterium AMB_02 genome. Coding sequences within it:
- a CDS encoding ABC transporter ATP-binding protein; this translates as MFVIDVVNVKKTYKNGVQALDGISLSVKTGEIFSLLGQNGAGKSTLIGILTTYLKADTGEITILGNNIVSPNKVRNNIACVAQRISIDKHLSLRENMMFQSGLYGISKDEAKKRMEKLIVEFELSQYLKYPVSSYSGGIKRRLDIALNMMSNPKILFLDEPTVGMDIQSRMAMWQMLKKIRDNFGTTIFLTTHYLEEADSLSDTICIMKDGKEVIQGSPLELREFINQKTIRILFADRNQAKVSFAILKKHLPKKDYNLKNNSILIETASSKQDFIEINKFLLNSKIDFKGIEISDPTLEDVFLRLTDRKEG
- a CDS encoding GyrI-like domain-containing protein; amino-acid sequence: MDYQIEIKDIEPVRIAYMRYKGVATEANKVFPNVFKSIRGKSNGAPFFNYIAMNPETKIGEIELCVPTNETPVGNGVEIKEIPRIKAICLIHVGSYETLNKAYEVIDKYAAENGIELCSPFREVFIKGPGMFLKGNPDKYITEIQFPIKVE
- a CDS encoding AraC family transcriptional regulator, which produces MKWLENLSNAIAYIEENLQEEISYDEVARIACCSTFYFQRIFSYVAGVSLSEYIRRRRMTQAGFELQRTEQKVIDVALKYGYSSPTSFNRAFQSVHGIAPFEAKNIGSKLNAYPAIKFSVKVTGGNAMTYHIEKKEAIRIVGIRTQLSEDVEENLKSIPLFWDKALSTEEFQTICELSNQEPKGILGISAYKNPKDIFYYIASATNKEIPAGMFEYEIPASTWVVFENDGYLKENVQNVFRRFYTEWLPFSGYEYAGLPDIEVYPIHDEKLTIGHSEVWIAIKEEEK
- the mobC gene encoding plasmid mobilization relaxosome protein MobC, yielding MVNRVRNERLEIKLTKEEKALFEEKRKLSKRRNMSHFIRKCVLEKEIYQVDLEPFRDLQGLLSNATNNINQIAKRVNSTGVIYKDDINDMKKQIEHFSKELWQIHSLLLNRTSGGD
- a CDS encoding relaxase/mobilization nuclease domain-containing protein — translated: MAITKIHPIKSTLNLAIEYIVNGDKTDEQLLISTHKCHESTAHTQFLRTRNDAGTKGTVLARHLIQSFLPGEATPEMAHQIGMELCKKILKDEYEFVLSTHIDKGHIHNHIIFNNVNMVTGRCYQSNKKSYHKIRYQSDKLCKENNLSVIDEFYESYKKKYKTNGKSWYENEQVKRGTSWKSRLQFDIDRIIKQSKDWGEFLKKMADLDYKIKYGKHIAFKPKDKPRFTRAKTIGEDYTEERLKERIAERVSIKTPAVKKRIGKVIDINTNTKVKESKGYEYWATKHNLNTMAESVIFLREQGIKSVKQLDDYIQKAADERQDLQDKIKAIDKEMQELSAAMEQVHTVKKYRQYYKEYKANPSDKVFFEEYKAQITLYENALSELKKSYSKLPNSNDILAELDKLQEKKNTLMQEYSAL
- a CDS encoding transposase family protein, giving the protein MSISNYILNLLDLKDENIEIFENVEKIKKKNISYNLIFGRLTYNASVCPVCGNVHSPSIIKHGTKSSDIKLLPFNGEPTFLRLKKQRFLCKECNSTFIAETDIVKKNCFISNRVKAHITTNLTMKVSEKDGLYNL
- a CDS encoding ISL3 family transposase yields the protein MSISNYILNLLDLKDENIEIFENVEKIKKKNISYNLIFGRLTYNASVCPVCGNVHSPSIIKHGTKSSDIKLLPFNGEPTFLRLKKQRFLCKECNSTFIAETDIVKKNCFISNRVKAHITTNLTMKVSEKDIANLHYVSHSTVSKCVDQAFEQFKPNYQFLPEHLCFDEFKSTKTAKGSMSFIFCDAITHDIIDIVENRQLHYLKRYFSRFSECARESVKSICIDMYQPYISLISDLFPNAKIVFDKFHIVNHLSRALNKTRIEVMNSFSKYSMEYKRLKRYWKLIQKPYLKLNSTRFRKWIHFERWKSARDVVMDSISVNKTLLNTYDCYQILLKDVENGDIASLKAHLEYYSDEVSDAMKTSINTLLKDFEYVKNCLEVNVTNGCLEGINNFIKCLKRVAFGYRSYYHFRNRILICKKMIVPKDTVSVKKRQAANAA